From the Candidatus Peregrinibacteria bacterium genome, one window contains:
- a CDS encoding aconitate hydratase, whose amino-acid sequence MSHFVDCTRVESLYKKMSQKVSVVRKELGRPLTLTEKILFSHAYRKTFSSKDVVRGETDIDFAPDRVCMQDATAQMAVLQFMSVGVPQVATPTSVHCDHLIRAQSGAKDDLERAKETNREVYDFLASAAKKYGMDFWEPGSGIIHQIFLENYAFPGGMVIGTDSHTPTGGGLGMIAIGVGGADAVDVMTKQPWTLRAPKVVGVHLRGKLNGWASPKEVILLLCGLLTTKGGTGKIIEYFGEGCESISATGKSTITNMGAELGATTSLFPFDGRMADFLRTTERTEIATLAEQYADILVADSEVAEDPEKYYDEVIEIDLSTLKPAVNGPHTPDARHELLNMKNELSELDLPEKISACLIGSCTNSSYEDIGRCAAIVKMACEKGLQLQSPLMISPGSNRIAETMKRDGFLDIFESVGATILSNSCGPCIGQWDRKDIQKGEKNVIVTSFNRNFKKRNDGNEETYAFVASPEIVTALAFAGRITFDPQTETLRNNVGEEVRLEIPSVDDLPQNGFAQSETGCIPPAKNGEDVEILISPTSERLQALEAFPKWDFEKDFSELPILVKALGKCTTDHISPAGPWLKFRGHLDNISKNMFSGAVNAFHPEKTGEGKNIVNGEMAEFHLVARDYKARGLHWIAIGDENYGEGSSREHAAMEPRHLGCAVVVTKSFARIAETNLKKQGVLSLHFVDPADYEKFQENDRITVEGIAEISTGKDLALRVQHEDGNQEVVPVRHSLSAEQIEWLKAGSALNKAGEDLRGNI is encoded by the coding sequence ATGTCTCATTTTGTAGATTGTACACGTGTTGAAAGCCTCTATAAAAAAATGTCTCAAAAAGTGAGCGTGGTTCGAAAGGAACTCGGAAGACCACTTACGCTTACTGAAAAAATTCTCTTTTCCCACGCTTACAGGAAAACATTTTCTTCAAAAGATGTTGTTCGTGGTGAGACAGATATAGATTTCGCTCCTGACAGAGTGTGTATGCAAGACGCCACAGCGCAAATGGCAGTGCTTCAGTTTATGAGTGTCGGCGTTCCGCAAGTAGCAACGCCCACTTCTGTTCATTGTGATCATCTTATTCGCGCACAAAGTGGAGCAAAAGACGATCTCGAACGGGCAAAAGAAACAAATCGTGAGGTATATGACTTTCTCGCATCTGCGGCAAAAAAATATGGCATGGATTTTTGGGAGCCGGGTTCTGGAATTATCCATCAGATTTTTCTCGAAAACTACGCCTTTCCGGGGGGGATGGTTATTGGAACCGATTCTCACACACCAACCGGTGGAGGACTCGGTATGATTGCGATTGGTGTTGGGGGAGCAGACGCAGTAGATGTGATGACCAAACAACCATGGACACTCCGCGCGCCAAAAGTAGTTGGTGTTCACCTCAGGGGAAAACTCAACGGATGGGCATCACCAAAAGAGGTCATTCTCCTGCTTTGTGGGCTTCTCACCACAAAAGGAGGAACGGGGAAAATTATCGAATACTTTGGCGAGGGGTGCGAAAGCATCAGCGCTACCGGAAAATCAACCATCACGAACATGGGGGCGGAGCTTGGTGCAACCACCTCACTTTTCCCCTTTGATGGACGCATGGCAGATTTTCTCCGTACAACGGAACGCACAGAAATTGCTACGCTTGCAGAGCAATATGCAGATATTCTTGTAGCAGATTCAGAAGTAGCGGAAGATCCCGAGAAATATTATGACGAAGTTATCGAAATCGATCTCTCTACACTTAAACCAGCAGTAAATGGACCACACACGCCAGACGCGCGACATGAACTTTTGAACATGAAAAACGAACTTTCAGAACTTGATTTGCCGGAAAAAATTTCTGCTTGTCTCATTGGAAGTTGTACCAACTCTTCTTACGAAGACATTGGGCGATGTGCGGCAATTGTAAAAATGGCGTGCGAAAAAGGGCTCCAATTGCAATCGCCACTTATGATTTCCCCAGGATCAAACCGTATCGCCGAAACCATGAAACGCGATGGATTTTTGGATATTTTTGAATCGGTAGGAGCAACTATTCTCAGTAATTCTTGTGGACCGTGTATTGGTCAGTGGGATCGAAAAGATATTCAAAAAGGAGAAAAAAATGTGATTGTCACGAGCTTTAACCGAAATTTTAAAAAACGAAATGACGGCAACGAAGAAACATACGCATTTGTTGCGAGTCCAGAAATAGTGACCGCACTCGCTTTTGCAGGACGGATTACATTTGATCCGCAAACAGAAACCTTGCGCAACAATGTCGGAGAAGAGGTTCGACTCGAAATTCCAAGCGTAGATGATCTTCCACAGAATGGATTTGCACAAAGCGAAACCGGATGCATTCCTCCGGCAAAAAATGGAGAAGATGTTGAGATTCTTATTAGTCCAACAAGTGAGCGATTGCAAGCACTTGAAGCCTTTCCAAAATGGGATTTTGAAAAAGATTTTTCGGAACTCCCCATTCTCGTGAAAGCTTTGGGAAAATGTACCACCGATCATATTTCTCCGGCTGGTCCATGGCTCAAATTCCGGGGACATCTCGACAACATCAGCAAAAATATGTTTTCGGGAGCAGTGAATGCATTCCATCCCGAAAAAACAGGAGAAGGGAAAAATATAGTAAACGGAGAAATGGCAGAGTTTCATCTTGTTGCGCGAGATTATAAAGCACGCGGACTTCATTGGATTGCTATTGGTGACGAAAATTATGGAGAGGGGAGTAGTCGCGAACACGCCGCCATGGAACCGCGACACTTGGGATGTGCTGTCGTGGTGACAAAAAGTTTTGCGCGCATTGCGGAGACAAATCTCAAAAAACAAGGAGTACTTTCACTCCATTTTGTAGATCCTGCGGATTACGAAAAATTTCAAGAAAACGATCGTATTACTGTAGAAGGAATTGCAGAGATTTCTACAGGAAAAGATCTTGCGCTTCGTGTTCAGCACGAAGACGGAAATCAAGAGGTTGTTCCAGTTCGACACTCACTGAGCGCAGAGCAAATTGAGTGGCTCAAGGCAGGTTCTGCCCTTAACAAAGCTGGAGAAGATTTGCGGGGAAACATCTAA
- a CDS encoding NUDIX hydrolase: MKPFEILHRKKVLNSPWMPVEVQTVRFPNGEEGEWYVNLSHDAVIVLPFFADGSLLLQKAYKHGAGEILYEFCAGMIDEGEKPKQAAERELLEETGHKAESLIFLGKVFANPTGSPMQYHYFLGKNCVFQQAPELEVSEQIENFSVKNIAEAKYFLAGTSRMSSVAALTGIALAEEYFKKLE; this comes from the coding sequence GTGAAACCATTTGAAATTCTTCATCGAAAAAAAGTTCTAAACTCTCCATGGATGCCGGTAGAAGTGCAAACTGTTCGATTTCCTAATGGAGAGGAAGGAGAATGGTATGTAAATCTGAGTCATGATGCAGTTATTGTTCTCCCTTTTTTTGCGGATGGAAGTCTACTCCTTCAAAAAGCGTATAAACACGGTGCTGGAGAAATTTTGTATGAATTCTGTGCGGGCATGATTGACGAAGGAGAAAAACCAAAACAAGCGGCAGAAAGAGAGCTTCTCGAAGAGACAGGTCATAAAGCAGAATCACTTATCTTTTTGGGAAAGGTATTTGCGAACCCAACAGGTTCCCCCATGCAGTATCATTATTTTTTGGGGAAAAATTGTGTGTTTCAGCAGGCGCCAGAACTTGAAGTATCGGAACAGATTGAAAACTTTTCCGTAAAAAATATTGCCGAAGCAAAATATTTTCTCGCAGGTACCTCTCGAATGAGCTCTGTTGCGGCACTTACGGGGATTGCGTTAGCAGAAGAATATTTCAAAAAATTGGAATAG
- a CDS encoding YebC/PmpR family DNA-binding transcriptional regulator, with protein MSGHSKWHSIRHKKGANDAVRGKIFTRHAKLIAIAARSGGDPETNPALRLAIENSKKENMPNANIDRAIKKGTGEDKDGAQMMEILYEGYGPNGVAILVEVLTDNKNRTVSSIRSIFSKNGGSLGESGSVAFLFEKKGVIFLGKTGEEAELAAIDAGAEDVREQDDMLEVITDPTDLYAVKKTLEEAGFPIESAELSFLPGTTIDVSNEESARKIIHLLELLEDDDDVTRVFSNSDIPEEILERLL; from the coding sequence ATGTCTGGACACAGCAAGTGGCACTCCATCCGCCACAAAAAAGGAGCAAACGATGCCGTTCGGGGGAAAATTTTTACGCGCCACGCTAAGCTTATTGCCATTGCGGCGCGAAGTGGTGGCGATCCTGAAACGAATCCTGCTCTTCGACTTGCCATTGAAAATTCTAAAAAAGAGAATATGCCGAATGCGAACATTGATCGTGCTATTAAAAAAGGAACAGGGGAAGACAAAGACGGGGCGCAAATGATGGAGATTCTCTATGAGGGCTATGGACCAAATGGTGTTGCTATTCTCGTGGAAGTATTAACGGATAACAAAAATCGAACAGTTTCTAGCATTCGCTCAATTTTTTCCAAAAACGGAGGAAGTCTTGGGGAATCAGGTTCGGTTGCATTTCTCTTTGAGAAAAAAGGAGTTATTTTCCTCGGAAAAACTGGAGAAGAAGCTGAGCTCGCCGCCATTGATGCAGGAGCAGAAGATGTGCGTGAACAAGATGATATGCTTGAGGTCATCACCGATCCGACCGATCTCTACGCGGTCAAAAAAACTCTTGAAGAAGCAGGGTTTCCCATAGAATCCGCCGAACTTTCATTTCTTCCGGGAACAACAATTGATGTGAGCAACGAAGAAAGCGCTCGAAAAATTATTCATCTTCTTGAGCTCCTTGAAGATGATGATGATGTCACACGAGTTTTTTCCAACTCAGATATTCCCGAGGAGATTCTTGAGAGACTCTTATAA
- a CDS encoding glycoside hydrolase family 15 protein: protein MLPPRIQDYLLIGDLHSAALVSKRASIDWLCYPQFDSPSVFGKILDNKKGGSFFVMADEYETTSGYQGNTAIAETLFSSPEHEFRVRDFMLPRPERVCGSQLLARNVAGKKGNKTISFCFSPRPDYARKSPVYEWDGKRLVAYIEQRGRFLLHLPEGTEFKIEGDDVFFSFSLEEGETKNIVLEYCLFGQSMYSDANLEQETRNFWHNWISKGKFYDFCRSGLLRSAITIKLMQFYPTGAMVAAPTTSLPEEMGGERNWDYRYVWIRDAMFGLYAFTVLGYVEEAKMLFQFVEHLFVDKDDWNFSVLYALNGTDSTKEEILDHLEGFRGSGPVRRGNEAAEQLQLDMYGTLIDAYFFTTKHYEEIPDHSARVIKYLVKKIEENWKKPDSGIWEARNEPKHYTYSKVMCWVGMHRALKLCEKLKISEEEKARWEAMEKEIHDWIWEHCYDKELKTLVQYPGAKHQDATNFLFVILHFLDKKDPRTREVLEATTKELVKDDIFVYRYLAEDGLQGEEGVFVLCTFWLISAWARLEEVDYASELFEKFEKYIAPHGLLAEEVDPKTGEYLGNYPQFFSHLGYVMAAHYLMKYLQRAGKLPKEYGCDIHMYP from the coding sequence ATGCTTCCTCCACGAATCCAAGATTATCTCCTTATTGGTGATCTTCATAGCGCCGCGCTTGTGAGCAAACGTGCGTCTATTGATTGGCTCTGCTATCCGCAGTTTGATTCTCCGAGTGTTTTTGGAAAGATTCTCGATAATAAAAAAGGAGGATCTTTTTTCGTGATGGCAGATGAATACGAAACTACTTCAGGATATCAAGGAAATACAGCGATTGCAGAGACACTCTTTTCTTCTCCTGAACATGAATTTCGGGTTCGAGACTTTATGCTTCCTCGTCCAGAACGTGTGTGTGGTTCTCAACTTCTTGCGCGAAATGTTGCCGGAAAAAAAGGGAATAAAACCATTTCGTTTTGCTTCTCTCCTCGACCAGATTATGCACGAAAAAGTCCAGTGTACGAATGGGATGGAAAGCGCCTTGTGGCATATATTGAGCAAAGGGGACGTTTTCTTCTTCATTTGCCAGAAGGAACGGAATTTAAAATAGAGGGAGATGATGTGTTTTTTTCCTTTTCTTTAGAAGAAGGAGAAACAAAAAATATTGTTCTTGAATACTGCTTGTTTGGTCAGTCGATGTATTCCGATGCAAACTTAGAACAAGAAACACGGAACTTTTGGCACAATTGGATTAGTAAAGGAAAATTTTACGATTTCTGTCGATCAGGTCTTCTCCGATCTGCTATCACCATAAAACTCATGCAGTTTTATCCCACAGGTGCCATGGTCGCGGCACCAACAACTTCACTCCCCGAAGAAATGGGGGGCGAACGAAACTGGGATTATCGCTATGTTTGGATTCGTGATGCCATGTTCGGGCTCTATGCCTTCACTGTTTTAGGATATGTAGAAGAAGCAAAAATGCTTTTTCAATTTGTGGAGCACCTTTTTGTTGACAAAGACGATTGGAACTTCTCTGTCCTCTACGCATTAAACGGGACAGATTCTACAAAGGAGGAGATTCTCGATCACCTTGAAGGTTTTCGAGGTTCGGGACCAGTTCGTCGTGGAAATGAGGCGGCAGAACAGCTTCAGCTCGACATGTATGGAACTCTTATTGATGCCTACTTTTTCACAACAAAACACTATGAAGAAATTCCCGATCATAGTGCTCGTGTTATAAAATATCTCGTCAAAAAGATAGAAGAGAATTGGAAAAAACCAGATAGCGGTATTTGGGAGGCACGCAATGAACCAAAACATTATACCTACAGTAAGGTGATGTGTTGGGTTGGTATGCATCGTGCGCTTAAACTTTGTGAAAAACTCAAAATTTCAGAAGAAGAAAAAGCTCGATGGGAAGCAATGGAAAAAGAGATTCACGATTGGATATGGGAACATTGCTACGACAAAGAACTCAAAACATTAGTACAATATCCTGGCGCAAAACATCAGGATGCAACCAATTTTCTCTTTGTTATTCTCCATTTTCTCGATAAAAAAGATCCACGAACTCGAGAGGTTTTGGAAGCAACAACAAAGGAACTCGTGAAGGATGATATTTTTGTTTATCGTTATCTCGCAGAAGACGGTTTACAGGGAGAGGAAGGAGTATTTGTCCTCTGCACCTTTTGGCTCATTTCTGCTTGGGCACGACTAGAGGAGGTGGATTACGCCTCTGAACTTTTTGAGAAATTTGAAAAATATATTGCTCCACATGGACTTCTTGCCGAAGAAGTTGACCCAAAAACAGGAGAATACCTTGGAAACTATCCTCAGTTTTTTTCACATCTTGGGTATGTTATGGCGGCACATTATCTCATGAAATACCTACAGCGTGCTGGAAAGCTTCCAAAAGAATATGGATGCGATATTCACATGTATCCCTAA
- the ilvD gene encoding dihydroxy-acid dehydratase, producing MHSPINEGFARIEKEGSRVVANGSHMLPAASLMMAAGVIGKISDRKKPFITVVNSFSTHIPGHAHLHPLGMRLAEKIKEKGYNVWYCNIGGIVDDGIAMGHFGMKYSLASRELITDQIETIIGAHPCDAWIGIGNCDKIVPGMLNAMARLNVPSLYISGGPMLAGKNNQDLVSVFEGVGQQSAGKISEERLAQIASESCQTCGSCSGMFTANSMNCLAEAIGLALPGNGSIPAARWKNTETQEWEINPDRIALFDRAAEVIETILKNNIRPCDIITEQSIDNAFLLDLAMGGSTNTVLHTLALAREAGIPYNIKRINELAKITPNICKVSPSRPDIHMEDVHRVGGIAAILKGLQIDGRAPLTTHLSTITGETIESAIALAPEPDGDIIRIGKNAFSAEGGLAILFGNIAPNGSVVKTAGVDEDMMEFSGTAKVFRSQEDALSGILEGKVKDGDVVVLQYEGPQGGPGMQEMLAPTSAIKGKGIRAALITDGRFSGGTRGLCIGHIAPEAAEGGPFAVIETGDIIDINAHKRSINVRLNDTEIAERLKKLPSWEPRVKKGWLGRYCQLVTSADTGAVMKNTL from the coding sequence ATGCATTCTCCCATTAACGAAGGATTTGCTCGTATTGAAAAAGAAGGAAGCCGTGTGGTGGCAAATGGATCGCATATGCTTCCGGCGGCATCGCTTATGATGGCGGCAGGAGTCATTGGAAAGATATCCGACCGAAAAAAACCATTTATTACAGTGGTAAACTCATTTAGTACACATATTCCCGGACACGCGCATTTACATCCGCTCGGAATGCGACTTGCAGAAAAAATAAAAGAAAAAGGCTACAACGTGTGGTATTGCAACATTGGAGGTATTGTAGATGACGGCATTGCCATGGGGCATTTTGGCATGAAATATTCACTTGCGAGTCGAGAACTTATTACCGACCAAATCGAAACGATTATCGGAGCGCACCCGTGTGACGCGTGGATTGGTATTGGAAACTGCGATAAAATTGTTCCCGGAATGCTCAATGCCATGGCACGACTCAATGTTCCTTCACTCTATATCTCGGGGGGACCAATGCTCGCAGGAAAGAATAATCAAGATCTCGTAAGTGTATTTGAGGGGGTGGGACAGCAATCCGCTGGAAAAATTTCGGAAGAGCGTCTTGCACAAATTGCTTCGGAATCATGTCAAACCTGTGGAAGTTGCTCGGGAATGTTTACCGCAAATTCTATGAATTGCCTTGCGGAAGCTATAGGACTCGCTCTTCCGGGAAATGGCTCTATTCCGGCGGCGCGTTGGAAAAATACAGAAACACAAGAATGGGAGATAAATCCAGATCGTATCGCCCTTTTTGATCGGGCGGCGGAGGTTATTGAGACGATTCTCAAAAACAACATTCGTCCGTGTGATATTATTACCGAACAATCGATTGATAATGCCTTTCTCCTTGACCTCGCCATGGGTGGCTCCACAAACACTGTGCTTCACACGCTCGCACTCGCACGAGAAGCCGGCATTCCGTATAACATCAAACGGATTAATGAGCTCGCCAAAATAACCCCAAATATTTGTAAAGTCTCTCCATCTCGTCCAGATATTCATATGGAAGATGTTCACCGTGTCGGTGGCATTGCGGCGATTTTAAAAGGACTTCAAATTGATGGTAGAGCACCGCTCACAACTCATCTTTCAACCATCACTGGAGAAACAATCGAAAGCGCGATTGCATTAGCACCAGAACCAGACGGAGATATTATTCGTATTGGAAAAAATGCTTTTTCCGCGGAAGGTGGACTTGCCATTCTTTTTGGAAATATTGCTCCAAATGGATCAGTGGTAAAAACTGCTGGAGTTGATGAAGACATGATGGAATTTTCTGGAACCGCAAAAGTCTTCCGCTCACAAGAGGATGCACTTTCAGGAATTTTAGAGGGAAAAGTGAAAGATGGAGATGTAGTTGTTCTTCAGTACGAAGGTCCACAAGGCGGACCCGGAATGCAAGAAATGCTCGCGCCAACCTCTGCCATAAAAGGAAAAGGGATTCGCGCCGCACTTATTACCGACGGACGATTTTCTGGAGGAACACGTGGACTCTGTATTGGTCATATTGCACCAGAGGCGGCAGAAGGTGGACCATTTGCCGTTATCGAAACGGGAGATATTATTGATATTAATGCACACAAGCGAAGTATAAATGTACGCCTCAATGATACGGAAATTGCAGAACGTCTTAAAAAACTCCCCTCTTGGGAGCCAAGGGTAAAAAAAGGCTGGCTTGGTCGTTATTGCCAACTCGTCACCAGTGCAGACACCGGTGCGGTCATGAAAAATACGCTTTAG
- a CDS encoding bifunctional (p)ppGpp synthetase/guanosine-3',5'-bis(diphosphate) 3'-pyrophosphohydrolase, with the protein MKNNAFPKKDREVLEKAVALATELHKEQKRASGKPYITHPIAVMEILKKLNFPPIALAIAVLHDVCEDTKITNIDMYSLFPERVVFVVYALSKNQKPKDNQKWRKFYQEAKQRKEEGISSFEAYIDYRFTIYMRRFYLGCLADPYVMYVKMADQIHNLSDMKFLPESKRKRKIWEVENHFLPLYRKMQNAIMPDSFDQYSALLSLLENTLQKSS; encoded by the coding sequence GTGAAAAACAATGCATTCCCCAAAAAAGATAGAGAGGTCTTAGAGAAAGCTGTTGCCCTAGCAACAGAATTGCATAAAGAGCAAAAAAGAGCATCAGGGAAGCCATATATTACCCATCCTATTGCGGTAATGGAGATACTTAAAAAACTCAACTTTCCTCCCATTGCCCTTGCCATAGCTGTACTCCATGATGTGTGTGAAGACACAAAGATCACCAATATTGATATGTATTCCTTGTTTCCAGAAAGAGTTGTATTTGTAGTCTATGCTCTCTCAAAAAATCAAAAACCAAAAGATAATCAAAAATGGCGTAAATTCTATCAAGAAGCAAAACAGAGAAAAGAAGAAGGCATTTCCTCTTTTGAGGCATATATTGACTATCGCTTTACCATTTATATGCGACGATTTTACTTGGGATGCTTGGCAGATCCATATGTAATGTATGTGAAAATGGCAGACCAAATTCACAATCTTTCTGATATGAAATTTCTGCCAGAATCAAAGAGAAAAAGAAAAATCTGGGAAGTTGAAAACCACTTCCTTCCACTCTACCGAAAGATGCAAAACGCAATAATGCCTGATTCTTTTGATCAATACAGCGCGCTTCTCTCTCTTTTGGAAAACACTCTTCAAAAATCCTCCTAA
- the ilvB gene encoding biosynthetic-type acetolactate synthase large subunit, producing the protein MVLTGSEIVMESLLRQQVHTIFGYPGGSVIPLYDTMYKKYVHSKKLRHILVRHEQASAFAANAMGRVTGRAGVCIATSGPGATNLVTGVADALMDNAPLVAITGQVFSHLIGSDAFQETDAIGIMMPIVKHSFFVDRAEDIEQAMVEAFYLAESGRPGPVHIDITKDAFLGKAKYFGNLSPHLPGYKPTTEGSDFQIKKALELIVKAERPIAIIGHGAMISGARDEVIEFLEKADIPAVCTLHGLSTLSVDHPHFISMLGMHGSVAANYATYQSDLLISLGSRFDDRITGRLDDFSPEAKIIHFDIDPAELGKNVRPTVPVVGDIKNILQKLLPQIPKGLSHEPWWGKIHDWQEEFPMDVGQKKQDHGEKMRAPDVIRILGEETKGNAFVTADVGQHQMFLAQYYPFRKFRGHVSSGGLGSMGAGLPLAMGVQVALPEEEVWSVSGDGGFQMNCPELATLQQDNLPVKVLVLNNSYLGMVRQWQDMYHEKNYASTELWNPNFVKLAEAYGIPAFFAKTPEETREAIQKARSIKGPTFIECSIAPEENVYPMVDAGKSLRETKTEG; encoded by the coding sequence ATGGTGCTAACTGGTTCAGAAATTGTGATGGAATCGCTGTTGCGTCAGCAGGTACACACCATATTCGGATATCCCGGAGGATCCGTGATTCCGCTATACGACACCATGTATAAAAAATATGTTCATTCAAAAAAACTTCGACATATTCTTGTGCGACACGAACAGGCATCGGCATTCGCTGCAAATGCTATGGGTCGGGTAACGGGGAGAGCAGGGGTCTGTATTGCCACGAGCGGTCCTGGTGCGACAAACCTCGTTACTGGAGTGGCAGATGCGCTTATGGACAATGCGCCACTTGTTGCTATTACGGGGCAGGTTTTTTCGCATCTCATTGGCTCCGATGCTTTTCAGGAAACCGATGCTATTGGCATTATGATGCCAATTGTCAAACACAGTTTTTTTGTTGATCGTGCAGAAGATATTGAGCAAGCCATGGTGGAAGCATTTTATCTTGCTGAAAGTGGACGGCCTGGTCCGGTGCATATAGACATCACAAAAGATGCGTTTTTGGGAAAGGCAAAGTATTTTGGAAATCTCTCACCACATCTTCCTGGGTACAAACCAACAACTGAGGGGAGTGATTTTCAGATTAAAAAAGCACTCGAACTTATAGTCAAAGCAGAGCGACCAATCGCTATCATTGGTCATGGTGCTATGATTTCTGGCGCTCGAGATGAAGTCATTGAATTCTTGGAAAAAGCTGATATTCCTGCGGTGTGCACTCTTCATGGACTTTCCACGCTTTCTGTAGATCATCCTCATTTTATTTCCATGCTTGGCATGCACGGATCGGTGGCGGCGAATTATGCCACGTATCAATCTGACCTTCTTATTTCCCTTGGAAGTCGTTTTGACGACCGCATTACTGGAAGACTTGATGATTTTTCTCCCGAAGCGAAAATTATCCACTTTGATATTGATCCGGCAGAACTTGGAAAAAATGTCCGTCCGACAGTTCCTGTAGTAGGAGACATAAAAAATATTCTTCAAAAGCTTCTTCCTCAAATTCCAAAAGGACTTTCACATGAGCCATGGTGGGGGAAAATTCATGATTGGCAAGAAGAATTTCCCATGGATGTTGGGCAGAAAAAACAAGATCACGGAGAAAAAATGCGTGCGCCAGACGTTATTCGCATTCTTGGGGAAGAAACGAAGGGCAATGCTTTTGTTACCGCAGATGTGGGACAACACCAAATGTTTCTCGCACAATATTATCCGTTTCGAAAATTTCGCGGACATGTTTCTTCTGGAGGACTTGGTTCTATGGGTGCAGGACTTCCGCTTGCCATGGGGGTTCAAGTCGCACTTCCAGAAGAAGAGGTGTGGTCGGTTTCTGGCGATGGGGGATTTCAAATGAACTGTCCAGAGCTTGCAACGCTTCAGCAAGATAATCTTCCGGTAAAAGTTTTAGTTCTCAACAACAGCTATCTTGGCATGGTGCGCCAATGGCAAGATATGTATCACGAGAAGAACTATGCAAGTACTGAGCTTTGGAATCCAAATTTTGTGAAACTTGCCGAGGCATACGGAATTCCTGCCTTCTTTGCAAAAACACCAGAGGAGACACGAGAAGCTATTCAAAAGGCACGTTCCATAAAAGGTCCAACATTCATCGAGTGTTCCATCGCTCCTGAGGAAAATGTTTATCCCATGGTTGATGCCGGAAAAAGCCTGCGAGAGACAAAGACAGAAGGGTAG
- the def gene encoding peptide deformylase, with amino-acid sequence MATLALQTGLKNTILRKRSEEVSQVNNDIQKLILNMKTSMKKEKGIGLAAPQVGVNKRIIIATVGDEVLGMVNPKILSFSAECAVEEEGCLSLPGEFGKVSRAKRVLLQYLDENGRQQQRELNNLDARVVQHEIDHLNGILFADRVLPGSLTQEDILSPKI; translated from the coding sequence ATGGCAACACTTGCTCTTCAAACCGGTCTTAAAAATACGATACTTCGCAAGCGTTCAGAAGAAGTATCTCAAGTAAATAACGATATTCAAAAACTCATTTTAAACATGAAAACATCCATGAAAAAAGAGAAAGGAATTGGGCTTGCTGCTCCACAAGTAGGAGTCAACAAGAGAATAATTATTGCAACAGTTGGTGATGAAGTTTTGGGAATGGTGAATCCAAAAATTCTTTCCTTCTCCGCAGAATGTGCGGTAGAGGAAGAAGGATGTCTTTCGCTTCCTGGAGAATTTGGAAAAGTTTCGCGTGCGAAACGGGTTCTTCTGCAGTATTTAGATGAAAACGGAAGGCAACAACAACGAGAACTCAATAATTTAGATGCTCGTGTTGTTCAACATGAAATCGATCACTTGAATGGTATTCTTTTTGCCGATCGAGTCCTTCCCGGAAGTTTGACTCAAGAAGACATCCTTTCTCCAAAAATTTAA